A genomic segment from Oncorhynchus keta strain PuntledgeMale-10-30-2019 chromosome 7, Oket_V2, whole genome shotgun sequence encodes:
- the LOC118386108 gene encoding insulin-like growth factor-binding protein 5, with product MFLSFCLLVTFVLGLSGCLGSYVPCEPCDQKALSMCPPVPVGCQLVKEPGCGCCLTCALSEGQACGVYTGTCTHGLRCLPRNGEEKPLHALLHGRGVCTNEKGYKPLHPPIDHESREHEDTLTTEIMEDQLHPAKVPLLPKQDVINSKKIQAMRKDKDRKRAQAKLRSIGPMDYSPLPIDKHEPEFGPCRRKLDGIIQGMKDTSRVMALSLYLPNCDRKGFFKRKQCKPSRGRKRGICWCVDKYGVQLPGTDYSGGDIQCKDLESSSNNE from the exons ATGTTTCTCAGCTTTTGTCTACTGGTGACATTTGTCCTGGGGCTATCTGGGTGCTTGGGCTCATATGTGCCCTGCGAGCCGTGCGACCAGAAGGCACTCTCTATGTGCCCCCCAGTCCCCGTCGGTTGTCAACTCGTGAAGGAGCCGGGCTGCGGTTGCTGCCTAACCTGCGCCTTATCGGAAGGTCAGGCGTGTGGCGTTTACACCGGAACATGCACCCATGGCTTGCGCTGCTTGCCGCGGAATGGAGAAGAGAAGCCACTTCACGCGCTTCTCCATGGCAGGGGAGTGTGCACAAACGAGAAAGGATACAAACCCCTTCATCCACCCATAG ATCATGAGTCTCGGGAACACGAGGACACCCTGACAACCGAAATAATGGAGGACCAACTGCACCCTGCTAAGGTGCCGCTCCTCCCCAAGCAGGACGTCATCAACAGCAAGAAGATCCAGGCCATGCGCAAGGACAAGGACCGCAAGCGGGCGCAGGCCAAACTGCGCTCCATTGGGCCCATGGACTACTCCCCACTCCCCATTGACAAGCATGAGCCAGAGTTT GGTCCTTGCAGGAGGAAGTTGGATGGGATCATCCAGGGAATGAAGGACACATCCCGTGTCATGGCCCTGTCCTTGTACCTCCCCAACTGTGACAGAAAGGGCTTCTTCAAACGCAAACAG TGCAAACCCTCCCGCGGCAGGAAGCGGGGCATCTGCTGGTGCGTGGACAAGTACGGCGTGCAGCTGCCCGGTACAGACTACAGCGGGGGAGACATCCAATGCAAGGACCTAGAGAGCAGCAGCAACAACGAGTGA